Below is a genomic region from Paraburkholderia phenazinium.
AGCGACTCGGCCGCGCGCTGATGCTGCCGATTGCAGTGCTGCCGGTCGCAGGGCTGTTGCTGCGACTCGGTCAGAGTGACGTACTGAACATCAAGATGATCGCCGACGCTGGCGGCGCGATTTTCGACAACCTGCCGCTGCTGTTTGCAATCGGCGTGGCAGTCGGCTTCGCGAAGGACAACAACGGCGTGGCGGCGCTCGCGAGCGCGATCGGTTACCTGGTCGAAACCGTGGTGATGAAGGACATCAACGACAAGCTCAATATGGGTGTGCTGTCGGGGATTATCGCGGGTATCGTCGCCGGCATGCTGTACAACAAGTACAAGGACATCAAGCTGCCCGATTACCTCGCGTTCTTCGGAGGGAAACGCTTTGTGCCGATTGTCACGGGGGTGACCTGTCTGGTGATAGGCATTGTGCTCGGCTACGTGTGGCAACCGGTGCAAGCCGCGATCGATATCGCCGGCCACTGGTTGACCACTGCGGGTGCGATCGGAGCCTTCGTGTTCGGCGTACTGAACCGCTTGCTGCTGGTGACGGGGCTGCACCACATCCTGAACTCGCTGACGTGGTTCGTGTTCGGCTCCTTCACGCCGCCGGGCGGCGGTGCCGCAGTGACGGGCGACCTGCATCGTTTCTTCGCGGGCGATCCGACCGCGGGTACTTTCATGACGGGTTTCTTCCCGGTCATGATGTTCGGTCTGCCGGCAGCGTGCCTCGCGATGTATCACGAGGCACCGAAGGAACGCCGTGCGATGGTCTTCGGTCTGCTGGCCTCAATGGCACTGACCTCGCTGCTGACGGGCGTGACCGAGCCGATCGAATTCAGCTTCATGTTCCTCGCACCGGTGCTGTATGTGATTCACGCGCTGCTGACCGGCATTTCGCTGGCTATCTGTTCGGCGCTCGGGATTCACCTCGGCTTCACGTTCTCCGCGGGGCTGATCGACTACATCCTGAACTATGGCCTGTCGACGCGCGGCTGGTGGGCGCTGCCGCTGGGCGTGATCTACGCGGTGGTGTACTACGGTTTGTTCCGCTTCTTTATCCGCAAGTTCAACATGGCCACGCCGGGTCGCGAACCTGCCGGTGCTGACGAGCAGGTGGAGTCGTTCGACAAGGGTGGCTTCGTTGCGCCGGCAGCGGCTGCTACTGCGAGCGCGCCGCGTGCACAGCGTTACATCGCTGCTTTGGGCGGTGCGGCCAATCTGTCTATCGTCGATGCCTGTACGACGCGTCTGCGGTTGTCGGTGGTCGATCCCAGCAAGGTCTCGGAAACGGATCTCAAGACTATCGGTGCGCGTGGTGTGTTGAAGCGCGGTGCAACCAGCGTGCAGGTGATTATCGGACCGGAAGCAGACATCATCGCTGATGAAATCCGGACTGTGATTGCGCAGGGTGGTGGTGTCGAAGCGAAGCCAGCGGTGGTGCCTGCTGCGGCAGCTACGGCCGCTGCGCCGGTTGCGGGCTCGCATGGTGGGCCGCTCGATCCTGATCCGGCTCGCTGGCTCGCCGTGTTCGGTGGTGCGACCAACGTCGTTTCGCTGGATGCGATTGCATCGACCCGTCTGCGTGTCGTGGTGAGCGATCCGACTGCGGTGGATCGGCAGCGCCTTGCTGCGCTCGACGTTGCGTGGGTCTCAGCGGATACGTTTCACGTCGTTGTTGGTGAGGCTGCAGGGCGGTATGCGCAGGTATTGTCGGCGCGTTTGCCGGCGGCAGGCGCAACCGGTGGGGCATCGCCGCAACCGGCCTGATGCGTGCGTGTAACGCGAAAGCGGCATCAAGCGTTGCTCTGTTGCGCTGAGTGATGCTGAAACGAAGAACGGCGCCCAAGGGTGCCGTTCTTCGTTTACCGCTGTCCGTGTTTGCGATTCACGCGGGCGCTGTCACTACTACTCAATCCGCCTTGCGCTTCGCGGCGGCCTCTCCCGGACGGTTCGATTCAAGCCACATCACGTTGATAATGCCAAACGAGAGCGCTACGCCAATACCGAGAATCCAGCTGAAATACCACATCATTCGCTCCTATGAGTCCGTTTCAATCGGCTCCGCTGCGTCATACAAATAAAGGCTTCAATACATCGAATGCCGGTTCTCTTCGAGTGCGGCCGCAGTCACCTTGCCGCGCATCACGCGGTACACCCAGCTCGTATAGATCAGGATGATCGGCAAGAAAATGATCACCGCGATCAGCATGATCTGCAGCGTCATCTGGCTCGAGGTCGAGTCCCACACCGTCAGACTGCTGCGTCCATCCAATGACGACGGCATGATGAATGGGAACATCGAAAAGCCAGCCGTCAGGATCACGCCGACGATCATCAGGCAGGTGCAGATGAACACGCTCTTCTCGAAGCGTGACTTCGCGAGCAGCAATGCCAGCACACCGCCCACCACGCCGATTACCGGTGCCGCGACCATCCACGGGTAGGTGGAGTAGTTGGTGAGCCACAGGCCGGGTGCGCCGATCACACTCTTTAGCAACGGGTTGGCTACCGTATCGAACGGCGCCGCGTCGACGATCTGATAGCCGCCGATCAACGTCGCCACCAGCACGCCAGCGAGCAGGAACAACGCCACAGCAGCGAGCGACGCGATGCGCAAGGCTAACGAGGCACGCCGCGCAATCACGTCATCCGTTTTCATCTTCACAAATGCAGCGCCGTGCGCGGCCAGCATCGACACGCTGACAAGCCCGCACAACACGGCGAACGGATTCAGCAGTGCGAAGAAACTGCCGTGATAGGTGACGCGCAGGTCGGTATCGAATGCGAACGGCACGCCTTGCAGGAGGTTGCCAAAGGCGACGCCGATCACCAGCGCCGGCACGAAGCCGCCGACAAACAGCGCCCAGTCCCACGCGCTACGCCAGCGAGGGTCTTCGCGTTTGCTGCGGTAGTCGAAGCCCACCGGCCGGAAGAACAGCGAGAACAACACCAGCAGCATCGCGAAGTAGAAGCCCGAGAACGAAGCCGCGTAGACGAGCGGCCATGCTGCGAACATCGCGCCGCCTGCGGTGATGAACCAGACCTGGTTGCCTTCCCACGTCGCGCCGACGGTGTTCACGACGATGCGCCGCTCGGAGTCGGTCTTCGCGATGAACGGCAGCAGGATGGCTGTGCCCATATCGAAGCCGTCGGTAACGGCGAAGCCGATCAGCAGGACGCCGATCAGGACCCACCAGATCACTTTGAGGGTTGCGTAATCCATGATGATTTTTCCCTTTTACACAGCTAGGACAGCTTGCGCAGTCTGATGGCCGATCATGCAACAGTGGTACTCAGCGGCTTGGACGGCTGACCCTGTGGCGGCGTCTCATGGTGATACCGTCCCGTATGCAATGACGACGGACCGAGCCGCGCGTATTTGAACATCAGCGTGATTTCGATCACGAACAACGCCGTGTAAAACACCACGAAGCCGCCGATGCTCAGATACAGGTCCGAGGCCGTCAGGCTCGAAGCCGACAGCGCGGTGGGCAGGATGCCTGCAATCGTCCACGGCTGACGCCCCAGTTCGGCGACGATCCAGCCGAATTCCGCCGCAATCCACGGCAATGGAATCGCCCACACGGCCCAGCGCAGGAACCAGCGGCGCTTGTCCAGCAGCAGCGAGCGCTGCGCGCAGAACCAGAACGCGAGCAGGAAGGTCACGAGGAACAGGATGCCGAGGCCAACCATCATGCGGAATGAGAAGAACACCGGCAACACCGGCGGAATCGTCTTCTTCGCCGCCTGGGCGATCTGGTCCGGCGTGGCATCCGTGACGTTGGGTGTGAACTGCTTGAGCATCAGCGCGTAGCCGAGATTGTCCTTGTGCAGCGCGAAGGCGACCTTGGCGTCGTCGGTGGCATTGCCTTGTTTGAGCTGCTGCAGCGCGCCGTACGCAATCATGCCGTCCTTGATGCGCAGCTGGTTTTGCGCGATCAGATCCTTCAGACCGAGCACCGGCTCATCGAGCGAACGCGTTGCGATGATACCGAGCGCGTATGGAATCCGGATCGCGTAGTCAGTCCGCTCCTCCTTCTGGTTCGGGATGCCAAATATCGTGAATGGTGCGGGCGCCGGCGCGGTCTCCCATTCCGATTCAATGGCGGCGAGTTTGACCTGCTGGACTTCGCCGGTGCGGTAGCCGGATTCGTCGCCGAGCACGATCACGCAGACCGTCGATGCGAGGCCGAAGCCCGCCGCTATCGCGAACGAGCGTAGCGCGAATTCCGTGTCGCGCCGCTTGAGCAGGTACCACGACGAGATGCCGAGCACGAACATCGAAGCCGTCACATAGCCGGCGGAAACCGTGTGCACGAACTTCACCTGTGCAACGGGATTGAACAGCACCGCGTAGATGCTCGACAGTTCCATCCGCATGGTTTCGTAGTTGAACTCGGCGCCGACCGGATTGTTCATCCAGCCGTTGGCGACCAGAATCCACAACGCGGACAGGTTCGAACCCAGTGCAACGAGGAAGGTGACGATCAGATGCTGCACCCGTGACAACCGTGGCCAGCCGAAGAAGAACAGGCCGACGAAGGTCGACTCGAGGAAGAACGCCATCAGCCCTTCGACCGCGAGCGGTACGCCGAAGATATCGCCGACGTAATGGGAGTAGTACGACCAGTTGGTGCCGAACTGGAACTCCAGCGTGAGACCGGTGGTGACGCCCATCGCGAAGTTGATGCCGAACAGCTTGCCCCAGAACTGCGTCATGTCCTTGTAGATCTGCTTGCCGGTCATCACGTAGACGGATTCCATGATGACGAGCAGCCAGGACAGTCCGAGCGTAAGGGGTACGAACAAAAAGTGATAAAGCGCCGTCACCGCAAACTGGAGACGCGAGAGGTCGACGACTTCGCTACCGGGCATGTTGATCACCTTGAGACGGATGCGGGGCGGGCGCGGAGAGCAGCGCCTGCGCGACGAGCGCGGGCGGCATGGACATGTTCTCCGCCATGGGATGATTAAAAAACGCGTACTTGAGCACCATCAGGAGTGCAAATTTGATGGCAAGCACGATGGCGATATCTCGCCCGAAGGTCGGTCCGCGTGCCCAGGCGGCGATTCGCGCGCGCAGGGCAGGGCGAGGCGGAGTCCTCTCGTGTAGCGTTATGGTCATGATCGGTCGATGGTTCGACTTCACACCGGTTTACCCGGCCGGATCCAGGCCGCGCAGACGGCTTGGAGAATGCATAACGATATTAAGATAGGGGCTGGCAGCGAGGAAGTTCGCGACTGTGGCATTGGGTCGCGTAAGCATGCCGTCCACGTCACTAAT
It encodes:
- the nagE gene encoding N-acetylglucosamine-specific PTS transporter subunit IIBC, whose translation is MDGNPFLKVQRLGRALMLPIAVLPVAGLLLRLGQSDVLNIKMIADAGGAIFDNLPLLFAIGVAVGFAKDNNGVAALASAIGYLVETVVMKDINDKLNMGVLSGIIAGIVAGMLYNKYKDIKLPDYLAFFGGKRFVPIVTGVTCLVIGIVLGYVWQPVQAAIDIAGHWLTTAGAIGAFVFGVLNRLLLVTGLHHILNSLTWFVFGSFTPPGGGAAVTGDLHRFFAGDPTAGTFMTGFFPVMMFGLPAACLAMYHEAPKERRAMVFGLLASMALTSLLTGVTEPIEFSFMFLAPVLYVIHALLTGISLAICSALGIHLGFTFSAGLIDYILNYGLSTRGWWALPLGVIYAVVYYGLFRFFIRKFNMATPGREPAGADEQVESFDKGGFVAPAAAATASAPRAQRYIAALGGAANLSIVDACTTRLRLSVVDPSKVSETDLKTIGARGVLKRGATSVQVIIGPEADIIADEIRTVIAQGGGVEAKPAVVPAAAATAAAPVAGSHGGPLDPDPARWLAVFGGATNVVSLDAIASTRLRVVVSDPTAVDRQRLAALDVAWVSADTFHVVVGEAAGRYAQVLSARLPAAGATGGASPQPA
- the cydX gene encoding cytochrome bd-I oxidase subunit CydX; this encodes MWYFSWILGIGVALSFGIINVMWLESNRPGEAAAKRKAD
- the cydB gene encoding cytochrome d ubiquinol oxidase subunit II, which encodes MDYATLKVIWWVLIGVLLIGFAVTDGFDMGTAILLPFIAKTDSERRIVVNTVGATWEGNQVWFITAGGAMFAAWPLVYAASFSGFYFAMLLVLFSLFFRPVGFDYRSKREDPRWRSAWDWALFVGGFVPALVIGVAFGNLLQGVPFAFDTDLRVTYHGSFFALLNPFAVLCGLVSVSMLAAHGAAFVKMKTDDVIARRASLALRIASLAAVALFLLAGVLVATLIGGYQIVDAAPFDTVANPLLKSVIGAPGLWLTNYSTYPWMVAAPVIGVVGGVLALLLAKSRFEKSVFICTCLMIVGVILTAGFSMFPFIMPSSLDGRSSLTVWDSTSSQMTLQIMLIAVIIFLPIILIYTSWVYRVMRGKVTAAALEENRHSMY
- a CDS encoding cytochrome ubiquinol oxidase subunit I, giving the protein MPGSEVVDLSRLQFAVTALYHFLFVPLTLGLSWLLVIMESVYVMTGKQIYKDMTQFWGKLFGINFAMGVTTGLTLEFQFGTNWSYYSHYVGDIFGVPLAVEGLMAFFLESTFVGLFFFGWPRLSRVQHLIVTFLVALGSNLSALWILVANGWMNNPVGAEFNYETMRMELSSIYAVLFNPVAQVKFVHTVSAGYVTASMFVLGISSWYLLKRRDTEFALRSFAIAAGFGLASTVCVIVLGDESGYRTGEVQQVKLAAIESEWETAPAPAPFTIFGIPNQKEERTDYAIRIPYALGIIATRSLDEPVLGLKDLIAQNQLRIKDGMIAYGALQQLKQGNATDDAKVAFALHKDNLGYALMLKQFTPNVTDATPDQIAQAAKKTIPPVLPVFFSFRMMVGLGILFLVTFLLAFWFCAQRSLLLDKRRWFLRWAVWAIPLPWIAAEFGWIVAELGRQPWTIAGILPTALSASSLTASDLYLSIGGFVVFYTALFVIEITLMFKYARLGPSSLHTGRYHHETPPQGQPSKPLSTTVA
- the cydP gene encoding cytochrome oxidase putative small subunit CydP; amino-acid sequence: MTITLHERTPPRPALRARIAAWARGPTFGRDIAIVLAIKFALLMVLKYAFFNHPMAENMSMPPALVAQALLSAPAPHPSQGDQHAR